In a genomic window of Diabrotica undecimpunctata isolate CICGRU chromosome 2, icDiaUnde3, whole genome shotgun sequence:
- the LOC140433891 gene encoding uncharacterized protein has product MKREIRLLQANLQHAKAASATLVRGLEQEGIDVALLQEPWRIGEKIAGLSTKQGKVVSYTPKAIRSRSCIIHSNRVDCTLIPVLCTDDIVIAVLTITTGVGERKLVVCSVYFPGDEALCPPSIISDFDIFPSEIKYRNPRDTNWVGYYRESLSKNLEEITILFKGPEVIDSAVETINEAIMVAYQENCPEKIRKSTGSNTVWWNNVLKRMRSEVRSLFNKAKSNQDWDAYRYKLTLYNKEIRKVIRNSWREFCGEITDIPACSRIHKVLAKDGATTKEVGFLKKANGKFTDNKEESLRELINTHFPCSTTLDDADRLWRLNRNNKLQVLSAVKTGGK; this is encoded by the exons ATGAAGAGAGAAATAAGGCTCCTGCAGGCCAATCTTCAACATGCAAAAGCCGCATCAGCAACGCTAGTTAGAGGATTGGAACAAGAAGGCATTGATGTGGCCCTCCTGCAGGAGCCTTGGAGGATAGGTGAGAAGATTGCTGGCCTATCAACCAAACAAGGTAAGGTCGTGTCATACACACCCAAAGCTATAAGGTCAAGGTCGTGTATAATTCACAGTAATAGAGTAGATTGTACATTAATCCCGGTGCTCTGCACCGATGATATTGTTATAGCTGTTCTAACTATAACCACGGGAGTGGGAGAGAGGAAACTGGTGGTGTGTTCAGTCTACTTTCCAGGTGATGAGGCTCTGTGTCCACCAAGCATTATAAGCGACTTTGATATTTTTCCATCAGAAATTAAATACAGAAATCCTAGAGATACAAACTGGGTAGGATATTATAGGGAGTCCCTGAGTAAAAATCTCGAGGAAATTACGATCTTGTTTAAAGGCCCAGAGGTTATAGATTCGGCGGTAGAAACGATAAACGAAGCTATTATGGTGGCTTACCAGGAAAACTGTCCAgaaaaaataaggaaaagtaCGGGCAGTAATACAGTCTGGTGGAACAACGTCTTAAAGAGGATGAGGTCGGAAGTCCGAAGCCTATTTAATAAAGCCAAAAGTAACCAAGACTGGGATGCCTACAGGTATAAGCTAACgctatacaataaagaaattcgGAAAGTCATAAGGAATTCATGGAGAGAGTTTTGTGGGGAGATTACAGATATCCCGGCATGTTCTCGAATCCATAAAGTCCTGGCAAAGGATGGTGCTACAACCAAAGAAGTAGGTTTCCTAAAGAAAGCTAATGGAAAATTTACGGACAACAAAGAGGAAAGTCTTAGAGAACTGATAAATACGCACTTTCCATGCTCAACAACTCTGGATGATGCAGATAG aCTATGGAGACTTAATCGTAATAACAAACTTCAAGTACTATCAGCAGTAAAAACTGGTGGTAAGTag